A portion of the Candidatus Pristimantibacillus lignocellulolyticus genome contains these proteins:
- a CDS encoding extracellular solute-binding protein → MKKTSLLLLITVLCLSVVLAACGSNNKNSNTGNTSNEGSTNNAAKGESEPKPVKLSILAWNNEKEMKPLIDGFKAKYPHITFDFQFVPPVTDYIAKLQTMLLSDTAPDIFMIAAENRNEIMDGGYALDLTDEPFMSVMLDSNKSMVSKDGRTYAFSQSGWAGGLFYNKQLFQEAGITQLPQTWDEFIEASLKLKEIGVIPLYDKMTDITIIHSALFGSNVLSKDPTFDEKLFKGEATFAEGWTEVLTMWKEGLIDNEILTPDMIGMTSDQLMNEFALGKVAMFPGGPWNIGPVEEINPDLEFEIMSIPGKEPGNNYYNGAPGVGFAVNSKTKNKEEALLFLEYMTTQEGLKQFEEGTGGIITVHGYESVVHPAYEPAYRDGLMTGKIYLPMVSWNRHQEALRVQFLVSFQDIAVNKITPEQATASLDNKLKEMDNK, encoded by the coding sequence ATGAAGAAAACGTCTCTGTTGCTATTAATCACTGTCCTATGTTTGTCAGTTGTGCTCGCTGCATGCGGTAGTAACAACAAGAACAGCAATACAGGTAACACGAGCAATGAAGGTTCGACCAACAATGCTGCAAAGGGAGAAAGCGAACCTAAACCAGTAAAGCTAAGTATTCTTGCCTGGAACAATGAAAAAGAAATGAAACCTCTTATTGACGGATTTAAAGCGAAATATCCGCATATAACATTCGATTTTCAATTTGTTCCACCGGTAACAGATTACATAGCTAAGTTGCAGACAATGTTGTTATCTGATACGGCGCCTGATATTTTCATGATCGCCGCAGAAAACCGCAACGAGATTATGGATGGCGGTTATGCACTCGATTTAACTGACGAGCCATTCATGTCCGTTATGCTGGACAGCAACAAATCGATGGTCAGCAAAGATGGGAGAACGTATGCCTTTTCCCAAAGCGGATGGGCAGGTGGCCTGTTTTATAACAAACAATTGTTCCAAGAAGCCGGCATCACTCAATTGCCTCAAACATGGGATGAGTTCATTGAGGCTAGCTTGAAGCTAAAAGAAATTGGCGTCATTCCGCTTTATGACAAAATGACGGATATTACTATTATTCATTCGGCCTTGTTTGGAAGCAACGTACTTTCGAAAGACCCAACATTTGACGAGAAGCTGTTTAAGGGCGAAGCAACATTCGCTGAAGGCTGGACTGAAGTGTTAACGATGTGGAAGGAAGGGCTTATCGATAATGAAATATTGACGCCAGACATGATCGGAATGACAAGTGACCAACTTATGAACGAGTTCGCCCTTGGTAAAGTCGCTATGTTCCCGGGCGGACCTTGGAACATAGGTCCAGTTGAAGAAATAAACCCGGATCTTGAATTTGAGATCATGTCGATTCCGGGTAAAGAACCTGGAAACAACTATTACAACGGTGCTCCTGGTGTAGGTTTTGCTGTCAACAGTAAAACGAAAAACAAGGAAGAAGCTCTTCTGTTTCTTGAGTATATGACAACCCAAGAAGGCCTGAAGCAATTCGAGGAAGGTACAGGCGGCATAATTACGGTTCACGGCTATGAAAGCGTAGTACATCCGGCATATGAACCTGCCTATAGAGATGGACTTATGACAGGGAAAATTTATTTGCCAATGGTATCATGGAACAGGCATCAAGAAGCGTTACGCGTCCAATTCCTTGTATCATTTCAAGATATAGCAGTTAACAAAATAACACCTGAGCAAGCTACGGCTTCACTGGATAATAAACTGAAGGAAATGGATAATAAATAA
- a CDS encoding sugar ABC transporter permease, with translation MAKYVRQLQYLLFLLPILAIYSLFTIYPLIKSFFLSFTNFDGYTKAYDFVGLKNYVRIFVDDAITSAISYTLFFTFGKALLVTLLAIPLAMILDQKFLTRNIHRAIFFFPSIPSGLLLAYIWGFILAPISSGILNTVLRELFNIGPQPWLADPLLAKLSTIVVATWAITGWHAVLYLAFLQSIPKDYYEAASIDGANRLQQIRFITIPLLAPAMTVSVMLLLTGGLKVFEIPFALTKGGPGYETYSITQVIVQRGISETQYGLASAMSIVFFVIVLAIAIFQVTVMQRREQGLQ, from the coding sequence ATGGCCAAATATGTTCGTCAACTACAGTATCTTTTGTTTTTGCTTCCGATTCTAGCTATATACTCATTGTTTACGATCTATCCGCTGATCAAATCGTTTTTCTTAAGCTTTACTAATTTTGACGGATATACGAAGGCATATGATTTTGTTGGCTTGAAAAATTATGTGCGGATCTTTGTTGATGATGCCATTACATCCGCCATTTCCTATACGTTATTTTTTACATTTGGTAAAGCTTTACTTGTTACTTTATTAGCAATCCCGCTTGCTATGATATTGGATCAAAAGTTTTTAACGAGAAATATCCATCGGGCTATTTTTTTCTTCCCTTCGATTCCAAGCGGCTTGCTGCTTGCCTATATTTGGGGATTTATCCTTGCACCGATTAGTTCAGGTATATTGAACACCGTCCTTAGAGAGTTGTTTAATATCGGCCCTCAGCCTTGGCTGGCCGACCCGTTACTAGCGAAACTTTCTACGATCGTCGTGGCAACATGGGCGATAACAGGGTGGCACGCAGTGTTGTATTTGGCGTTTCTGCAATCCATTCCGAAAGATTACTACGAAGCAGCCTCTATAGATGGGGCGAACCGTTTACAGCAAATCAGATTTATAACTATTCCGCTGCTCGCACCTGCGATGACGGTCAGTGTTATGTTGCTGCTTACCGGCGGTCTCAAAGTTTTTGAGATTCCATTTGCATTGACAAAGGGCGGGCCAGGCTATGAAACTTACTCGATAACTCAGGTAATTGTACAAAGGGGAATTTCTGAAACACAGTACGGTCTAGCATCGGCAATGTCTATCGTCTTTTTCGTAATTGTATTGGCGATAGCGATCTTCCAAGTTACAGTAATGCAACGAAGGGAGCAGGGCTTACAATGA
- a CDS encoding carbohydrate ABC transporter permease, whose amino-acid sequence MTKTSEKRLWIIDVLMLPAGLIAFFPFYMIIVNTFKTMQDAAKSPMALPSKWIFTNYVQVFQETSIIRSFWNSLTITTFSVVLIVLIGAMAAYPIVFNANRLTRFAMLYLLAGFMIPFQTTLIPLFQLMSDLRLIDKIYGLIILYMSGSVFVFFLMMGYMKSIPRELPEAAVIDGCSVWGIFWRIIFPLLKPITITSIIFQTMWIWNDFLAPMLFLNSSSKSTLVLQIYRAKSEFTVNWPMFMTLTVITLVPIFIFFIIMQKHIVKGIAAGAVKG is encoded by the coding sequence ATGACAAAAACTTCTGAAAAACGGTTATGGATTATAGACGTATTGATGCTCCCTGCCGGATTGATTGCGTTTTTCCCATTTTATATGATCATTGTCAACACATTTAAAACGATGCAAGATGCTGCAAAAAGTCCTATGGCTCTCCCTTCGAAGTGGATTTTCACAAACTATGTTCAGGTTTTTCAGGAAACATCGATCATACGCAGCTTTTGGAATAGTCTTACAATCACCACCTTTTCTGTGGTATTGATTGTTTTAATTGGTGCGATGGCGGCATACCCGATAGTTTTCAATGCAAATCGACTAACAAGGTTTGCTATGCTTTATTTGCTTGCCGGATTTATGATTCCTTTCCAAACGACACTCATTCCTTTATTCCAACTGATGAGTGATTTGCGCCTGATCGACAAAATATACGGTTTAATTATTCTTTATATGAGCGGATCTGTATTCGTCTTCTTCCTAATGATGGGATATATGAAGTCGATTCCGCGGGAGCTACCCGAAGCGGCCGTCATTGATGGTTGCAGCGTATGGGGCATCTTCTGGCGAATCATCTTTCCACTGCTTAAGCCCATTACGATTACGAGTATTATTTTTCAAACGATGTGGATATGGAACGACTTTTTAGCACCTATGCTGTTCTTGAATTCATCCTCTAAATCGACACTTGTTCTGCAAATATATAGAGCCAAAAGCGAATTTACCGTAAATTGGCCGATGTTCATGACACTTACGGTTATCACATTGGTGCCGATATTTATCTTCTTTATTATTATGCAAAAGCATATCGTTAAGGGGATCGCCGCCGGCGCTGTTAAAGGCTAA
- a CDS encoding TRAP transporter large permease subunit translates to MTAAMDISWIGALAGLALAIALILLRLAPTYALILGAIIGGFIGGADFSEVLSILISGTQSVQGTVIRIIAAGVFAGVMMESGAAETIAKVIVDKLGGTKAMLSLALATMVITAVGVFIPVAVLIVAPIALTVGHKMGYSKIAILVALSGGGKAGNIISPNPNTIAAAGGFDLDVNQVMLGGIVPAIFGLLVAVLLASALKYKGTKITDEESKELEKNSVDHLPTLSKALIAPVIAIVLLMVSPVGAILGIDFLEAIKIDSLFILPFAGILGSVALGKSKQIMNYCSAGLNRMTPTILIIIGAGAIGGLITASTLPTAVVNLVETSGISGTFLAPIAGMLMAAATASTSTGVILATGSFSSAILNTGVTPLSAAVMTHTGATVIDHLPHGTYFHVTRNAMGMSMKDRMKVVLYESLVGLTMTIVAIILFGFML, encoded by the coding sequence ATGACAGCAGCAATGGATATTAGCTGGATTGGTGCATTAGCTGGTTTAGCTCTTGCAATCGCTTTAATTCTACTTAGACTTGCACCCACATATGCACTAATTTTAGGAGCAATTATTGGGGGATTTATAGGTGGAGCAGATTTCTCAGAGGTACTTAGCATTCTTATTTCAGGTACACAAAGTGTTCAAGGAACAGTTATTCGTATTATAGCTGCAGGAGTTTTTGCTGGTGTTATGATGGAATCAGGAGCAGCAGAGACGATCGCCAAAGTTATTGTAGATAAACTTGGTGGTACAAAGGCAATGTTATCACTTGCTTTAGCAACAATGGTTATTACAGCAGTAGGTGTTTTCATCCCAGTAGCCGTTCTAATTGTTGCACCTATTGCACTTACTGTAGGGCATAAAATGGGTTATTCTAAAATTGCAATTTTAGTTGCACTATCTGGTGGCGGTAAAGCGGGTAACATTATATCGCCCAATCCTAATACCATTGCAGCAGCAGGTGGATTTGATTTAGATGTTAATCAGGTGATGCTAGGTGGTATCGTGCCTGCGATTTTCGGATTACTGGTAGCCGTATTATTAGCATCCGCTTTAAAATACAAGGGAACAAAGATAACAGATGAAGAATCAAAAGAATTAGAAAAAAATAGTGTTGATCATTTGCCTACATTATCTAAAGCGTTAATAGCTCCAGTCATTGCGATTGTTCTACTAATGGTTAGTCCAGTTGGTGCAATCCTTGGTATAGATTTTCTTGAAGCGATTAAAATTGATTCCTTATTTATATTACCATTTGCCGGAATTTTAGGTTCTGTAGCACTAGGAAAGTCAAAACAGATTATGAATTATTGTTCAGCTGGATTAAATCGTATGACACCAACGATTCTTATTATTATAGGTGCGGGTGCAATTGGTGGTCTGATCACAGCATCCACCTTACCTACTGCGGTAGTTAATCTTGTAGAAACATCAGGTATTTCTGGTACATTCCTTGCTCCAATTGCAGGGATGTTAATGGCAGCAGCAACAGCATCTACATCAACAGGTGTTATTCTTGCAACAGGTTCATTCTCAAGTGCGATCTTGAATACAGGTGTAACGCCATTGTCAGCTGCTGTTATGACTCATACAGGTGCTACAGTAATTGATCACCTGCCACATGGTACGTACTTTCACGTTACACGTAATGCGATGGGCATGAGTATGAAAGATCGTATGAAAGTTGTACTTTATGAGAGTTTAGTCGGTTTAACGATGACAATAGTCGCGATCATTTTATTTGGATTTATGTTATAG
- a CDS encoding glycerate kinase, with amino-acid sequence MGKLFMLAPDSFKESMTAKEVCDAMEIGIRKAIPDATFIHVPMADGGEGTVQSLIDATGGVLIQKEVTGPLGVTVQAHYGILGDGKTAVIEMASASGIHHVTKETKNPLITTTLGTGELIKECIEKGITDIILGIGGSATNDAGSGMAKALGYKFLDKQGNELQLGGGYLGQLDVIDTTNVIPQLKEVNIIIASDVTNPLCGERGASVVFGPQKGATPEMVEILDANLQHFSQIVKQQLGIEIADVPGAGGAGGLGAGLMAFTNSRMKRGVEIVIEYTKLEEQMKNVDYCFTGEGGIDFQTKFGKTPYGVAQVAKRVNEQIKVIALAGHIGKDVDSLYEHGFDAIFGIVPGAAELETLLASGKENVTRTAESVARLLT; translated from the coding sequence ATGGGGAAATTATTCATGTTGGCACCAGACTCCTTTAAAGAAAGTATGACAGCTAAAGAAGTATGTGATGCAATGGAGATAGGTATTAGAAAAGCTATACCTGATGCAACATTTATTCATGTACCGATGGCTGATGGTGGAGAAGGTACGGTTCAGTCTTTAATTGATGCAACAGGTGGAGTATTGATTCAGAAGGAAGTTACAGGTCCACTTGGTGTTACTGTACAAGCTCATTATGGTATTTTGGGAGACGGAAAAACTGCTGTCATTGAAATGGCATCAGCTAGTGGAATACATCATGTTACGAAGGAAACGAAAAATCCATTGATTACGACAACATTAGGGACAGGAGAATTGATTAAGGAATGTATTGAAAAGGGTATTACAGATATTATCCTTGGCATTGGTGGTAGTGCAACGAACGATGCTGGTTCAGGAATGGCTAAAGCACTTGGCTATAAATTTTTAGATAAGCAAGGAAATGAGCTTCAGCTTGGTGGTGGATATTTGGGCCAGTTAGATGTAATCGATACGACGAACGTTATTCCACAACTTAAAGAAGTAAATATTATTATTGCATCGGACGTAACAAACCCTTTATGTGGTGAACGTGGAGCTTCTGTAGTATTTGGACCGCAAAAAGGCGCAACACCTGAAATGGTCGAAATATTGGATGCCAATTTACAACACTTTAGCCAAATTGTAAAGCAACAACTTGGTATCGAAATCGCAGATGTACCAGGTGCAGGAGGTGCAGGTGGACTGGGTGCAGGATTAATGGCCTTTACAAACTCTCGAATGAAGAGAGGGGTAGAAATCGTTATAGAATACACCAAACTGGAAGAACAAATGAAAAATGTAGACTACTGCTTTACAGGTGAAGGTGGTATAGATTTTCAAACTAAATTTGGTAAAACACCATATGGTGTAGCTCAGGTCGCGAAACGTGTGAATGAGCAGATCAAGGTCATTGCTCTAGCTGGTCATATAGGTAAGGATGTAGACAGTTTATATGAACATGGATTTGATGCTATATTTGGAATCGTTCCAGGTGCAGCGGAACTAGAAACCTTATTAGCGAGTGGTAAGGAGAATGTGACACGTACAGCAGAGAGTGTTGCTCGATTGTTAACATAA
- a CDS encoding helix-turn-helix domain-containing protein: MYKLSKKQAQTIVDRMMKDIPYNINIMNHTGIIIGSGNPKRIGSVHHGAVKAIKQGHTVEINEDEEFAKKGINVPIDLNGEIVGVVGISGEVAETKPFGNLLKSAVILLINQSIALEKETSKNSLKQEFFHLMINVDTHYTNEFIQRALQYEIELNKPSQVLYVESFTKISEQITNYISTFKISTYSLCVVIQDDNQLNNIIQAIRMKNSKAFLSVSKWNETIAEGFLQAKSAIRILRGLNMEERLIYYSNCELIADMLTSLKNNNQIDLASQLLKLDEEMIHTLQIYLSCNLNLNETASQLMIHRNTLSYRLNKIHSITGKDPKKLLDRIELIFMLIYRI, encoded by the coding sequence ATGTATAAATTATCAAAAAAGCAAGCTCAAACCATCGTGGATAGAATGATGAAGGACATTCCTTACAATATTAATATTATGAATCATACCGGGATTATTATCGGCAGTGGCAATCCAAAAAGAATTGGTTCAGTCCACCACGGTGCCGTAAAGGCAATCAAACAGGGTCATACCGTCGAAATAAATGAAGATGAAGAGTTTGCAAAAAAGGGTATTAACGTCCCCATTGATTTGAATGGTGAGATTGTTGGAGTAGTTGGAATTAGTGGGGAGGTAGCTGAAACTAAGCCCTTCGGTAACCTTTTAAAATCTGCCGTTATTTTATTAATTAACCAAAGCATTGCTTTAGAAAAGGAAACCTCAAAAAATAGTCTAAAACAGGAATTTTTTCATCTTATGATCAACGTCGACACCCACTATACGAACGAATTTATTCAACGTGCTTTGCAATACGAAATTGAGCTCAACAAACCGTCACAAGTACTCTATGTAGAATCATTCACTAAAATTTCTGAGCAAATAACTAACTATATTTCAACTTTTAAAATATCAACATATTCGTTATGTGTCGTCATTCAGGATGATAATCAACTGAATAATATCATACAAGCAATTAGAATGAAAAATTCAAAAGCTTTTCTATCCGTTAGTAAATGGAATGAAACCATAGCCGAAGGTTTCTTACAAGCCAAATCAGCCATTCGTATTTTAAGAGGGCTTAATATGGAAGAACGACTCATCTACTACTCCAACTGTGAGCTTATCGCAGATATGTTGACATCACTTAAGAATAACAATCAGATTGATCTTGCTTCGCAATTATTAAAACTTGATGAGGAAATGATACATACACTTCAGATCTATTTAAGCTGTAACTTAAACTTGAATGAGACGGCTAGTCAACTTATGATTCATCGCAATACTTTGAGTTACCGCTTAAATAAAATTCATTCCATTACAGGTAAAGATCCAAAAAAACTATTAGATCGCATCGAGCTAATTTTCATGCTCATTTATCGCATATAA
- a CDS encoding DUF975 family protein gives MWDRKELKQRAKDVLRTSYWQAFLVSIILAFVGGGSSSPSFNFGTSRSSYTDVDWGMLAPFLVLFIFIFIVIFLFALAFRIFLGFPLEVGSMRYFKQAAEHEVNLNHLGYGFNKNRYLDIVKAMTWRGLLNFLWTLLLIIPGIIKSYAYSQVPFILADNPNIGYRRAVDLSNKMTRGHKFRIFVLDLSFLGWILLGLLALFVGVLFVLPYINATKAELYLSLRQLALQDGLTSEEELGLNQRPHY, from the coding sequence ATGTGGGATCGAAAAGAGCTGAAACAAAGAGCCAAAGATGTGTTACGGACATCGTACTGGCAGGCATTTCTAGTAAGTATCATTCTTGCATTTGTCGGTGGAGGCAGTAGTTCCCCAAGCTTTAACTTTGGAACATCCCGTTCTTCATACACGGATGTGGATTGGGGGATGCTAGCACCCTTCTTAGTTTTATTTATATTTATTTTTATTGTTATCTTTTTGTTTGCACTTGCGTTTCGTATTTTCCTTGGTTTTCCCCTTGAGGTCGGTTCGATGCGATACTTTAAGCAGGCTGCAGAACATGAAGTGAATCTAAATCATTTAGGGTATGGATTTAACAAGAACAGATATTTGGATATTGTGAAAGCTATGACTTGGAGAGGTCTTCTGAATTTCTTATGGACCTTGCTTCTCATCATTCCTGGTATTATTAAATCCTACGCATACAGTCAAGTGCCATTTATTTTGGCTGACAACCCGAACATTGGGTATAGAAGAGCAGTCGATCTAAGCAATAAAATGACACGGGGACATAAATTTCGTATATTTGTGCTCGATCTAAGCTTCCTTGGCTGGATTCTTCTAGGTTTGTTAGCATTATTCGTCGGCGTCCTATTTGTATTGCCCTATATCAATGCCACGAAGGCTGAACTCTACCTATCATTACGACAGCTAGCATTACAGGATGGTCTGACATCAGAGGAAGAGTTGGGGCTGAACCAGAGACCTCATTATTAA
- a CDS encoding MFS transporter, which produces MTPITDQSKKNWKRDIIIFLSSQTFSLFGSALVQYAIMWHVTLTTQSGMMMTLFIICGFIPTFLLSPFAGVWADRFNRKYLIIIADAMIAIVTLILAITFLVGYEEIWLLFVIAAVRALGAGIQTPAVGAILPQIVPEDKLTKVNGINGSLQALMMFVAPIVSASLLTFSTIEVILFIDVITAAIAIFTVSIFLKIPLHKKAIDTQTTSYMDDFKQGLNYIKNHSFLKTFFVFFAFFYVLMAPAAFLTPLQVTRSFGDDYWRLTSIEIAFSVGMMAGGAIIASWGGFRNKVYTMTFASIIMGVCTIALGIIPVFWVYLVMMAVFGVAMPVFNTPTMVMLQEKVDPDYMGRIFGVFGMISTSMMPIGMLIFGPLADVIQIEWLLVGTGLFTVILSIFFIRNKRLVEAGMPLIKEASQE; this is translated from the coding sequence GTGACACCAATTACGGATCAAAGTAAGAAAAATTGGAAACGAGATATTATTATCTTTCTGAGCAGTCAAACATTTTCTCTATTTGGCTCTGCACTAGTTCAATATGCGATTATGTGGCATGTTACTCTCACAACACAATCAGGAATGATGATGACGTTATTTATTATTTGCGGGTTCATTCCCACATTTCTATTATCACCATTTGCAGGTGTGTGGGCGGACCGTTTCAATCGAAAATATCTAATTATTATAGCAGATGCCATGATTGCTATTGTTACACTAATTTTAGCTATTACATTTTTGGTGGGATACGAGGAGATATGGTTGTTGTTTGTCATTGCTGCAGTTCGCGCGCTCGGAGCAGGAATTCAAACGCCCGCAGTTGGGGCGATATTACCCCAAATCGTACCAGAAGATAAGCTGACGAAAGTCAATGGAATAAACGGTAGTCTTCAAGCACTGATGATGTTTGTTGCACCTATCGTAAGCGCGTCGTTGCTCACATTCTCAACAATCGAAGTTATTTTATTTATCGATGTTATCACAGCAGCTATAGCGATCTTTACAGTATCTATCTTCTTAAAAATACCGTTGCATAAGAAAGCGATTGATACGCAAACGACCAGTTACATGGATGATTTTAAGCAGGGATTAAACTACATTAAAAACCATAGTTTTCTAAAAACATTTTTTGTGTTCTTCGCGTTTTTCTATGTATTAATGGCTCCGGCTGCATTTTTGACGCCGCTACAAGTGACACGTAGCTTCGGAGATGATTATTGGCGATTGACATCAATTGAAATTGCTTTCTCTGTCGGTATGATGGCGGGCGGTGCAATTATTGCATCATGGGGCGGCTTCCGCAATAAAGTGTATACGATGACTTTTGCGAGTATTATTATGGGCGTTTGTACGATTGCTTTAGGAATTATACCTGTATTTTGGGTCTACCTAGTTATGATGGCTGTATTTGGTGTTGCTATGCCAGTCTTTAATACACCGACGATGGTCATGCTGCAAGAGAAGGTAGACCCTGATTACATGGGTCGCATATTTGGCGTATTCGGTATGATATCAACTTCGATGATGCCAATAGGGATGCTCATATTCGGTCCGCTTGCGGATGTAATCCAGATTGAATGGCTACTTGTTGGAACAGGGTTGTTTACTGTAATATTGTCCATCTTCTTCATTCGAAATAAACGATTGGTTGAGGCTGGGATGCCTTTAATAAAGGAAGCATCACAAGAGTAA
- a CDS encoding MFS transporter, producing MSRNVALLFAIACGLAVANIYYAQPLLDAISKDFGITHSSVGIVITITQICYALGLLLLVPLGDLLNRRWLIAGQMLVSVLALIVVGIAPTSMVLFMGIATVGLLAVVTQTLVAFAANLAAPAERGRTVGVVTSGIVIGILLARTFAGTLTDLAGWRSVYLVSAVLTLIVACVLFRILPHSEHKRESLSYLELLCSMFTLFAKERILLIRAALCLMIFTSFSILWTSLVLPLSASPLSLSHTAIGAFGLAGVTGALAAARAGRLADRGFGQRTTGVALILLLISWLPISYTQHSLLALIVGIILLDLAVQAVHVTNQSMILNLRPEARSRITAGYMIFYSIGSATGSIASTSIYAYSGWNGVCLLGAIISALALLFWALTRRIK from the coding sequence ATGTCTCGCAATGTTGCACTCTTATTTGCAATCGCCTGCGGACTGGCAGTCGCAAACATATATTACGCGCAACCCTTACTAGATGCTATTTCAAAAGATTTCGGCATTACTCATTCATCAGTCGGCATTGTTATTACAATTACTCAAATTTGTTACGCACTTGGACTGCTATTGCTAGTGCCCCTCGGCGATTTACTAAATCGACGTTGGCTGATCGCTGGACAGATGTTAGTATCCGTGTTGGCTTTGATTGTGGTTGGTATTGCCCCCACCAGCATGGTGTTATTCATGGGCATAGCTACGGTTGGATTGCTTGCCGTAGTGACACAGACGCTCGTTGCGTTTGCGGCAAATTTAGCTGCCCCAGCTGAACGTGGGCGCACCGTGGGTGTTGTGACAAGCGGAATCGTAATCGGTATTCTACTGGCGCGAACTTTTGCTGGCACATTAACGGATTTAGCAGGTTGGCGCTCTGTCTATCTAGTTTCTGCGGTATTAACGCTAATCGTGGCATGTGTATTGTTTAGAATACTGCCGCATTCTGAGCACAAAAGAGAATCATTATCCTACCTAGAGCTTCTTTGTTCGATGTTCACGTTGTTCGCAAAAGAACGAATCCTGCTAATTCGTGCTGCACTATGTTTGATGATTTTTACTTCTTTCAGTATATTATGGACCTCTCTAGTGCTGCCTCTCAGCGCTTCGCCACTTTCTCTTTCACATACTGCGATTGGAGCGTTTGGTCTCGCTGGAGTTACTGGGGCATTAGCAGCAGCGCGAGCAGGTCGTCTTGCCGATCGAGGTTTCGGGCAGAGGACCACAGGGGTGGCATTGATTCTGTTACTTATATCATGGTTGCCTATAAGTTACACTCAACATTCGCTTCTGGCATTAATCGTCGGTATTATCCTTCTAGACCTAGCAGTACAAGCCGTGCATGTTACCAACCAGAGCATGATCCTTAATTTGCGCCCTGAAGCTCGCAGTAGGATTACTGCTGGTTACATGATTTTCTATTCCATTGGTAGCGCCACCGGATCAATCGCATCTACCAGTATTTATGCTTACTCGGGTTGGAATGGAGTATGCTTGTTAGGAGCAATTATCAGTGCTTTGGCTCTTCTTTTCTGGGCATTAACCCGTCGCATTAAATGA
- a CDS encoding TetR/AcrR family transcriptional regulator → MARRREFDEEKALDAAMQLFWEKGFEATSLSDLTSRMGIQRPSIYSTFGDKRGLFEAALRKYTSSHAALVRSNLQNKSSVKEAFRAFFENMVAKEYEKSPNWGCFCINSMVELAPHDEKFEILTREHQMYLSVIFQETIERGLRSGELDTDINAKSLAQTLVISLIGLTVFMKSRPEQVFVDNCVKEILSMLR, encoded by the coding sequence ATGGCTCGACGACGTGAATTTGATGAGGAAAAGGCTTTGGATGCAGCTATGCAACTATTTTGGGAAAAAGGGTTCGAAGCTACCTCTTTAAGCGACTTAACATCAAGAATGGGTATTCAGCGTCCAAGTATATACTCCACCTTTGGAGACAAGAGAGGATTATTTGAAGCTGCGTTGCGAAAATATACGAGTTCCCATGCTGCTCTTGTTCGTAGCAATCTTCAAAACAAGTCTTCTGTTAAAGAGGCATTCCGTGCATTTTTTGAAAATATGGTGGCAAAAGAATATGAGAAAAGCCCGAATTGGGGGTGTTTTTGCATAAATTCGATGGTGGAACTTGCACCTCATGATGAAAAATTTGAAATTCTCACAAGAGAACATCAGATGTATCTCTCGGTAATATTTCAAGAAACGATTGAACGAGGTTTACGCTCAGGTGAACTTGATACCGATATTAACGCAAAGAGTTTAGCGCAGACACTAGTTATATCGTTAATAGGGCTTACTGTGTTCATGAAATCTCGTCCTGAACAAGTATTTGTTGATAATTGTGTGAAAGAAATACTTTCAATGTTAAGATAG